The following are encoded in a window of Impatiens glandulifera chromosome 5, dImpGla2.1, whole genome shotgun sequence genomic DNA:
- the LOC124938758 gene encoding CBL-interacting serine/threonine-protein kinase 7: MDQKTAINRTSSGTGIILGKYQLGRLLGRGSFAKVYHAKSLTDDSTAAVKVIDKSSVAAVGMETRIVSEIDAMRRLSRHPNIIQIHEVLATKTKIYLVMELARGDLFSLIGRRGRMPESVARRYFQQLVSALSFCHENGISHRDIKPQNLLINDSGDLKISDFGLSALPEQIRGDGSGTGKSGMLYTSCGTPGYTAPEVFSRRGTGYDGGKADAWSCGVILYVLLAGSLPFDDSNLLNMYQKMRRSEFEFPSWISKQAKNAIRKLLDPNANTRLTINSLMGLNWFKKSLESNPSPDLLDQLPSNECKFTNSSMTAFDIISLSSGLDLSGLFEQKCNRKRERRFTSRVSIRETEDVVGQVGEKLGYKVRRRKEGSFGLIKGKTVLLAEILAVTPAVSLVVVTVVECGGAAAEMEELNWDDLRIGFDDIVLSWHNNNDGILNNCL, from the coding sequence atGGATCAAAAAACAGCCATCAATAGAACCAGCAGTGGCACTGGAATCATCCTCGGAAAATACCAATTAGGTCGTCTTTTAGGCCGAGGAAGTTTCGCCAAAGTCTACCATGCCAAATCCCTCACCGACGATTCCACCGCCGCCGTCAAAGTTATAGACAAATCATCCGTCGCCGCCGTCGGCATGGAAACCAGAATCGTCAGTGAAATCGACGCAATGCGTAGACTCAGTCGTCATCCTAACATTATCCAGATCCACGAAGTACTCGCCACAAAAACCAAAATCTATCTCGTAATGGAACTCGCCCGTGGCGATCTCTTTTCCCTCATCGGTCGTCGTGGACGGATGCCGGAATCTGTAGCTCGACGTTACTTTCAACAACTTGTTTCTGCACTTAGCTTCTGCCATGAAAATGGGATCTCTCATCGTGATATCAAGCCGCAGAATTTACTGATCAACGATTCTGGTGATCTGAAAATCTCTGATTTTGGTCTATCAGCTTTACCTGAGCAGATTCGTGGAGATGGGTCTGGAACTGGAAAGTCTGGAATGCTATACACATCATGTGGAACGCCGGGGTATACCGCGCCGGAAGTATTTTCCCGGCGAGGAACAGGGTACGATGGAGGGAAGGCCGATGCTTGGTCCTGCGGTGTTATCCTATACGTCCTGCTTGCAGGTTCACTTCCGTTTGACGATAGTAATCTGTTAAACATGTATCAGAAAATGCGAAGGAGTGAATTTGAGTTCCCAAGTTGGATTTCGAAACAAGCGAAGAACGCGATTAGAAAACTTCTCGATCCAAATGCAAACACAAGATTAACCATCAATTCCTTAATGGGTCTTAACTGGTTTAAAAAATCTCTGGAATCCAATCCCTCACCCGATCTGCTCGATCAGTTACCTTCAAACGAATGCAAATTCACGAACTCCTCCATGACTGCTTTCGATATCATTTCGCTGTCATCTGGGTTGGATTTATCTGGGCTTTTTGAACAGAAGTGTAATAGGAAGAGGGAAAGGAGATTTACATCGAGAGTATCGATAAGGGAAACAGAGGATGTAGTTGGGCAAGTTGGAGAGAAATTAGGGTATAAAGTGAGAAGAAGGAAAGAAGGGAGTTTTGGATTGATAAAGGGGAAAACGGTGTTATTAGCTGAAATTCTTGCTGTGACGCCGGCGGTGTCGTTGGTGGTGGTGACCGTGGTTGAATGCGGAGGCGCGGCGGCAGAGATGGAGGAGTTGAATTGGGATGATTTGAGAATTGGGTTTGATGATATAGTTCTTTCATGGCATAATAATAATGATGGTATCTTGAACAATTGTTTGTAA